Within Vicia villosa cultivar HV-30 ecotype Madison, WI linkage group LG1, Vvil1.0, whole genome shotgun sequence, the genomic segment tcaacacaaaaagaatacattcttcaaatagtgaaacttatcgaccagttgcactcagtctactatactccttaaaccattcacgtgttgcccgttgtcggcattcgtatccaaacacctccacgagttctatcatatgcttagttgacgatttctccaccaatcaaacatacggtagcttaccgtgttaaattaaaatattgctcgatcgacggtctctccaccaatcaaacaacccggtagcattacgaaccaacacaaagtgaacattaactcttcatctatctctacaatcaagaagctaatgattatctctcctaatcaagatttgtgaggtctatctctacaacaacacaaacccctaacatcaagatgcaaaacaacccaccaaacataacccaaacatcaagatgtaaaaaatcaagaaaaacaacaagtttatattgtaaagcaactttatacaacgccatgggcaacaaatatacatgagatcaaagtatatatatacaaaacccacaaatgaaaccacaaagagaaaaaaaagaagaaaaacccaaaaatctcacggtttgtcggctccgattgatgaaggattcaaccccggatcatccatttgacagctccaatgtgttttctagcatctttccactcaaaaatggttgtgatgactttgggaacaaataccccaaagcataaccctaaaaaatgtgattttccctatttaatgactttccaaaccgcccagaccgcgcttagcgcggtcaagcccgcttagcccgctcaacagaaaattgaaatcttgttttggccatatcttgagaaccgtaactccgatttgcgcccggttcgaagcgttggaaagcttatttcatgctctatctaacaatgacaacatatcaaccaaattggtgatttattattatttggttttgagctttattcgccgaatgaattgattccgccgctcaaaatcgcgcgtttgaagtcgtgtcttcgccacgttattgctcatgctccaaatacgcctcaatacctacaaaatgaatagaaaactatcaaaaagtataaaattatatgaagattcatctattcacaaagtatacgtatttatacacaaaacggggtattattcaaacggtattaacaaaaagtatcgataagtgccactatttacaaacacaaaataactacattttgacacttaacaactaacAATAAATTACACTGATAAATAATTTCCTAAACATGTAATTAGATACGAATATtaaaataagagagagagagagagagagagagagagagagagagagagtagaggGAGAGTAAGTACACCAGGATGTATAGTAATTCGGCTCTACCGTCCTCGCAAAAGTCTACTCCATTCTCCAATTGTTTCCCATTGAATGTTTTTATTCCATTATGTTTTGACAAATATTACATGAGTTCATACAATCGCATAATCCACAATaatgttgagaaaataaatcttctatctggatcttgacttgtatatTTCCTTGATGCCCAACTCTCTGTGAAGTCTTTATTCAATTCTCACTTTTATATTCTTCCAGCTTCACCAATATGCTCCAAGTCTTCGTATGTGACAATCACCCTTGACCTCATCGATTTTTTAGCGATAAACTGTTTGAAGATTGAGAAGAAGATCTACATAAAAGAAGTTACCCATTTCCTGTGATTTGAGTCAAGTTATATCTCTGATTCGAGTCATGAAAAGTTGTGATTCGAGTCATGTACGAACCTTAATTCGAATCAATTTGGATAGAGCCTAACAGGAAAATGCGAAAAGTGTGTGATTCGTATCATGTGTAAAGTGTGATTTGACTCAAACTAGGTAGTGGCTAACATGActtgtgtgattcgaatcacatgcAACTTGTGATTCAAGGCCCAGTGTTACATGATTCCAATCAAGTGAAAATTGTGATTCGAGTCACAATTGTAAAAATCTTTCTGTTTTCCTCAGTTTGATTTGATTCGAGTCATGATTTGTAAGTGATTCGAGTCACACACGATAAATCTCAAAATTTCAACTTTTTCAAAGTTGTTTGAGTTTTCACTTCTCACATAACTTGAACCAACGTACAATATGGTTCTAGTTCCATTAACTCGACCAATTAACTTAAAACACAATAACCATACTCAAATACAAACACTTGAATTATGCATGCTAAAACGAATGGATTCAAAACTTAATCCAAAGATGTATAGTTAAAGATGAGACTCAATAAACAATAATAAACGAATCGAAAGCTAAAGGGATAAGCAACAAAATCGTATTTGAGTTCTCCCTCTAAATGTATTTGAGACATCCAACTTCACCTCATGGTCATCTTCACATTTTGTTATAAGgccagagtttacatcttcattTGATTCTTGAAATGTGTTTGGGTTTTTCTTTGTGACCTTCTTATTTTCTATCTCATAATGGAGTATTTACACTAATTCTTCTTTAAGTTTTTTTGATAATCTTTAACTCATTTAATATTTGTTGTAGATTATTAACGTAATTCATATATTCAGATTTtagttctgagttaggtttttaACATCAATCTTAAATCTTAGATACTTGCTAGAGATGCAATTTATGAAAATATTGTCAAGAATATTACTATTTGAGATGAAGATTTTCTCCATTTCATTTGGTATATCTTATTCATGGTATGATATGTTCATTCATTCCCTTTTGATTTCATTAGAACTTTCATAGATCATTTAAGGGTGTCTCACACTTCTTCTACAATGCTACAATTAGAAATATATTTGTACTCTATAATGCTTAATGCAATTAAGACAAAATACTTAACTTTAAAACACTTACATatgcattttttttatatgtttttcttCTGTGATCAATAATTCTCTTGATTTGTTCACTACTTCATTATTTATAAAATGAGTAGGAACAAAAGAACCATCTAAAACGTAGTCCCACAAATGAAAATCAATAGCTTCTAAAAACTTTTCATTATAATTTTTCATATGGCCTTTCACTATTAAACGACTGTGATTTGGTTAAGAAAAACTAAAAGAAGTGTACGAAGTCATCATAGTTTCTCATGAGACGATTAGTCATATAGAAGAATTACGCTACGATGTTAATTGTTGAACAAGCGAGTCCTAACACAAGAAAGAACAATTGTGATAGTTGGTTTTCAAAAACTTTATAAAAACACAATTAGTTTTAATTACATTGATTTTAAGAAGAGTGTGTAAGAGATAAAGTAAGAGACACTGTACAAGAGATTATCCCAGTTCACCTTAAATCACACGATCTATTCCAATCCACAAAAGTTTTCTCGAAATTTTTACTATCAACAACTTAAAATTTTACATATGTACATTTCAATAAACTTACACCTAACTTTTTACGGATGTAGTTTGTAAGCTTCCAATGTATTACAAGAGTACAGGAAAACTAGACTCTTAAATTTACCCtacttaaattttttataataacgactaaaataaattttttttcttatatttataaTTGGTATAATTGGAGAGAGTATTATCTTAATTCTTTCATTGACTCGATAAAGGACTTGAATTTAAAATACAGTATTGGTTGGATacatatttaatttgtattttagttaggatttatatttatttatgacgAGAAAACGAAGGGTGAAAATATCCGAAAACATTAGTCTTCTTAAACAGTTGAATTGCGCCCACTTCGTTTTAAAGACCCGAAAAGCGGGAGTGTAAGGATAAAGCTATCCCATACACGATACATCCCATGCCATAACACTTATTCTGAGAGTGAGAGTGCATTAGGATTAAGAGTCTTAGTTATGGAGCCTTCACCATCAACCTAACAAAAAAGCACATAAACAGAGAGTGACATAACAGAACCAACCACAACAGTAAAGTTAAcgagaaacaaagagaaaaatgACGAAGACGGCAAGTATAGAGATGGTCACTGATGAGAATCTTGAAAAACATATTCACAAACACATGGGGTGCATGGCTGGTTTCCTTCAAATCTTTGACCGGAATCATATTCTCTCCGGCAAACGCATCTACTCCGCTAAAAGACTCCCGCCGGTAAATCTTTCTTCTCTATATCTTCCTTTCTGGTTGCTTTCATCCAGATACTAATCACTATTTGTTTTTGGTTTCAGCCATCGCCGGAAACACCACGGAAAGACAGTGGATGTGTCACACCGACGCTATCAGCAACACCGTCTCCTGTTAAAGAGGTCCAATGCCTAGCGAAACCAAAACCAGTCCTCCCTGTTTTGGAACTCAAGGAAGGTACAAGATCTTCATGGAAATTCTCTAGAGAAGCTCCTAGACTCTCCCTCGATAGCCGAGCGGTGGTTGATGCCAAAGGAGCGCTTCACCCGAGAGAGATCCGAACAAACGCAACGGTAAACCCCGAAAACGACGGCGACAAACAGCGTCGTTCCACCAGCAGTGTAATCGTCAGGCTCATGGGTCTTGACTCGTTACCAACGGATTCCGTTGCAAAGTTACAAAGATCCGCTTCCGAGTCCAGAGTTTCCAGAGATCGGTCCAATAGTTACACTCAACGGAGTAATGCCGGCCCGGGGTTGAACCAGATGAATAATCATAATCATATTCATAATCATAATAAAACTAATTCTAATGTTGTTAATGTTCATGCTAATAAAAATGCTaatgttattaattcttattCTTATGGAGCAATCGATGATAACCGGTTGTGGAATGGTAGAGTTGCAGAGGGAGGTAGAGGGAAACAGAATCAGAATAAGGGAACAGTAATGGTACAAAAGAAGAGTTTCTACGATGCTGCAGATTTCTTCCCTGAACCGAAGCACAATGTTTCGATCTCTGAAGAGATAGAGAAAAGGCTTAAGATGCGTGGGATTAATCAACCTTCTCAAGATCTCGACACTCTGAAACACATCTTAGAAGCTATGCAGCTTAAAGGTCTTCTTCATTCCTACAAATCAAACCAATCTCCCATTGTGTTAATGAAACCACTCAGATCTTCTCGGGTTGAGCGAGGCGAGCGATTCGAACGGTTCAATCGGACAGGTTATGATTCTCCACCTCCGCATTCTTCTGTTCGGTCCAATTCGCCAGCTCGCCGGAACTTAAGTCCGAGACTTTCCGGCGAGAATGACCGGGCTCAAGTTAGTTCGAGAAACTCGAGCCCGAATCGGAGGAATGCGAATGTCCCGAACATGGAGACGCGGAGGAGAGTTAGTAATGAAGGTGTTGATTCTAGAAGAGTGTCTCCCGTTCATTCACCTAAGATAAGTTCCAGAAGAAATGCAACTGCTCCGATAGTGACAGGTGGATCACCCAGAATGAAAAAAGTGATTGATCCTAAGGTGAAAATGTTAAGCTTAGCAGATGATGAATGGTCCACAGTTTCAGataatagtttcaccacttcaAATTCTCATACCGATTCAGAggtaactttttttaattttcttatttaatccttataattatttttcttagtTTTTTTTACTGAAATGTATCTGTTTGTGATGCAGAGGTATAAATTGGAAGAGTACAAAGAAGGGAGGAATCTACTTGACAGATGCGACAAATTGCTTAACAGTATAGCGGAGATAACTGCATCTAACGAGTTACAACCGAGTCCTGTTTCAGTTCTTGACCCGTCTGTTTACAAGGACGAGTGGTGTTCACCTTCACCAATTACCAAAAGAAACATTGATTACAGTTTCAAAGGTAAAACTAACAGAGTCAGTGTTATTCTAttctttttactatttattttctctttatttgtCCTATTCTTATTGGTAAATTCAAGCCTATTTGGACCAATAATTTTCACCTCAAGGTTAATGACGTGGCAATTCCTAGTATTTgttgaaaatttatttattatatttgtgttatgGTTTGTTGCTGATTATGGTGGAAATTGTTGCATTTTAGATCAAGTGGCGGAATTTGAAGATGAAATGTGGAGTGGAGGAGAAGGAAAATCCGAGGAGGAATCGAAATCAGAGGATtgtgatttcatttatttttctaaGATTCTGCGTGCTTGTAGTTATTATCCAGAAGATTGCGACATTTTTGTTTTACTTGAAAAGCAACTATTTCTGAAGGGAAAGGATACTTCAAAGACTTCTACATTGCAGAGGCGGTTAATTTTCGACACGCTGCAGGAAATAATTAATCGGAACCAAAGGTTACCGCCGTGGAAGGCGGTGTGTCAGGGAGAGGAAACACAAGAGATTTGGTCGGAGTTTCTGAAGATACGAGATAGGGACGAATCGGAATCGTCGGAGGACTTGTTTGGAGTGATATGTGGTGTTTTAAAGAAGGACATGGCGGAGGAGGTGAGTGGTTGGGGCGAATGGACGGTGGAGATTGGAGAGTTGGTTTTGGGCGTGGAACGGATGGTATTCAAAGATTTAATTGATGAGACTATACAACATCTTGCTTCATTTGCACCACAATGTAACAAACTAGGGGCGCTTCGTAGGCAACTTGTATTTTGAATTTTAGTGAGAGAAAtaattgattgatgagaaaaaagTGGAACTATTTGCACGCTTTGTTTAAATCTTCGCGCGCTTAATTGCTTTGTTTTTCGTTAGAAATATGGTGATGTTGCTTTTACTTTTGTTAATGACCCTAACAAAATTAGAAATATGGAATATATTTAGACATGTATCTATCATGACTTTATGTCAATATAAAAAACCAAGTGTTAGATGATGATTAATTTATATGGTTGGGATACAAATGTTGAAATGCAATGCGTGATATGAGGATCTCCATTATAGAAAAATCAACCATTCATGTTATTGTTAATCATTTATGTTACCAACTAATTGACTAGCTAATCATCAAACTACCccgaaattgaaaaataaaaacttatgTGTATTTGATTGTTATTTTTGTCAAAATTACTGTGAACtactatatttttttataggCCACCCTAACCTTTTCAAGACTATGATAAGTCATAGATATTGAGTTTGAGTTAGCATAAAATGATACTTGCAAATACTTTGCTCAAAACAGTTTTGTGCTCAGCAATTTTGTGCTCAGCAAAAGAGAGATAGAAATTGTATGTATCTTAAAGTCTGATTCAGAGACGATCTTTGTTGATGCTGACTTAGCTCATGCCTTATGATGATTATTATCGGTTGATCCGTAGACTTATTGCAATCTTTGCTGATGTCAGAGATGTTAACTCCGCTTCAATCTTAAAATGATTGTTATGTGTTGATATGTAAATTTATATTGATTCATATTAACAATCTATGTAATCTTTGTTCATATCTGAGATGTTAAGTCCGCATCAACATTATTATTGGTTGATAGCTAAACATACATTAATTCACATTAGTGATCTATGCAATCTTTGCCCATGTCAGAGGTGTTAACTCTGCTTCAACCTTATAAAGATCGTTATTGGTTGATCTATAAACTTCTATTGATTCACATTATTTGTTACTATAGATTTATATTGATTGGTAGAGTGAACTGACCCAATCCAATCCAAAACAAAATACTCATCAAAACCTGTATTTCCTGTGAATACAAACTCTGCAAACTCACCAATGATTAAAGCTTTCCCCCCTTTAAAATTGGCAAGCATGAGGTCCTACAGTATTTACAATATTAGTGCAATGGTAGCATTGCATCAGTAGCGTGCAGCAGCACTTTTAGGTAGCTCCCACTTTGAACATAGGATCACTGTATCAGTACTTCCCTTGTTATTTTTTTTCACTCTGACAACCGATAACGATAATTGAAAAATATGTTGCTGCCTACCCTTGATGTATATCAAACTTTGTTTTCATATCACAGAACCAACCTAGAGACACACCTATTAAGTTTTGGTTTTGTCCAGTTTCGGTACTGCCATCAAAACTGGTGAATGTCTATAATTTCTCTATGAGAATTCAACAGTGAACAAACTTGGATAAAGAACTATCAACGGTTTGGGTCCTCCATGTCTCATCAAAACTTTAATGCATTTGCACATGGTTAGATACATACATACATTCATCTATAATCATATTCATATCACTGTCATCATGATTCAAAATTAATGACTACTTTCTCATTCCATTCCTATACTTAATACATGATTAATAAATCAGCCAttacattaaattaaattaaatttggtCATTTAACACACTATAACTATATTAAGCGAAAAAAATAtactaattttacactgtcaaccaatcacgaccatgttAAGTGTCAAGTCGgttatttttaaagaaattatgTGAGCTGATTAATGAAATTTAAATCCCAATTAAATGACGGTGTGAAATTATTTTACACGGTCAATACACTATCTTTAACGTtttgtattaattaattaattacgtgATGGTAACAGCTTCATCCAATCTCATTTGTTTGTTTTCCAAATTAGTGTAAGAGAATAATTAAGGACGTGATGCAGATTAAGTAATCTACAATTATTCTATGATGATCCCACATAAAATTttcttaaattttgtttttatttcttccATTATAGGATGATAGGTGTGGTACAAAGTCTGAAATTTATCATGTGCAATATTGGAAGGCCTTGACCATGAAATGTCCAAAGTATTATGATGCAGGAAAAGATCAGTATTGGTGGGGCTGCGATAATTTTGGGAGCTACCTAAGCGGTAAGCAGCAGCCAGTACCCGATTACAGACCCCTTTTCTCAATCTGTGGGGTGGGCCTCCATCGGCCATACTTTTATTTTTACGTCTCAATTATtactttttttgtattttctttatcTCTTAGTGtaactatttaaataaaatttcacaCATGACACATTTTTTGGTTGTAAAAACGTTTTTTTCTTTAACAAATGAACTCAAAAGGTCAATTTAAAACTCTTGTTACATTCTATTGAGTTTTTAGTTAATAAATTTATTACTTTAAGTCTTCTTtaacatttaaataaattatagttGTCATGAGTTCTCTAACGTATGAATTTGTATGAGACTCATCTATTTTCTCATCAGATTGACAAGCTTTAGTCATGATGTTCTTGTGATTGACTGATCTCTCTCTGTTTCTTCTTTTGAACTCTTCCCCTGACCATGATGTAGATGAGTCCTGAACATGCTTCCTGAGATATATGATCCTTTTGGATTGTTCATCTCTACCATGTCTCAATCTGAGCTCGCTTGATATTTTGCTGAACTGCTTTCTCAATAGAGCCAGATCATTAGATAGACTTTCACAGCATATATCTTCTCTGATCTTAGAGTTTCCAGAGGTTGATGCATAGATCGTACCTTTATTCTGGCCAATTCTTTCATAGGTTTCTCTTAGAATTTCTCATGCGGATTTGGCCTGCTCACAACGACAGATCAACTTGAAGGTATCCTCATCGATCTTTCTGAATATATCATCTAGTGCCTTGTAGTTTGCCTGAGGTGATAATATCTCCTCATCATCccaatcttcttcttccttgagaGCATCAGTAGCAGTGCCATCGGTAGCTCTGATTCTAGGAGGATCCCATCCATTGATAATATTTCTCCAGATTATGTGACCCAACACTTTGAGGTAGATCTCCATGCGAGCCCTCCATCACTTGTAGTTGGTTTTGTTCAACATAGGTGCTGAACACATTACGCTTTCAACTTTGTTCATTTTATCAGAAAGTATCTTCCCTGTATCTCACCCAGATACaaaacaggatgcctgctctgataccaattgaaattctggtatcagatataaGATGTCGGATGAGATGTCACAATACAATATCTAAGTACTTTATCAgttatgaacaagtatatgacaACAGATAAAATAGTGaagaaagtaaagaacacaacgatatgttGACCCAATTCGGAAACAACCTTCCTATTATGGggactaccaagccagggatgaaaccAATATtcaatagtatcaattcaaagtcaCACTCCTCGTTTACACTTCTCACTTAAtaactacccttcctatgacttctacctaagactcccctaggtatgaggccctcctcaaatccctttaATCACAGAACCCTTGTGACAAACTACACAATAATTTAAACacagaagacactcttccaagacacaCAATTCTCAATACTTCGCA encodes:
- the LOC131644441 gene encoding uncharacterized protein LOC131644441 — encoded protein: MTKTASIEMVTDENLEKHIHKHMGCMAGFLQIFDRNHILSGKRIYSAKRLPPPSPETPRKDSGCVTPTLSATPSPVKEVQCLAKPKPVLPVLELKEGTRSSWKFSREAPRLSLDSRAVVDAKGALHPREIRTNATVNPENDGDKQRRSTSSVIVRLMGLDSLPTDSVAKLQRSASESRVSRDRSNSYTQRSNAGPGLNQMNNHNHIHNHNKTNSNVVNVHANKNANVINSYSYGAIDDNRLWNGRVAEGGRGKQNQNKGTVMVQKKSFYDAADFFPEPKHNVSISEEIEKRLKMRGINQPSQDLDTLKHILEAMQLKGLLHSYKSNQSPIVLMKPLRSSRVERGERFERFNRTGYDSPPPHSSVRSNSPARRNLSPRLSGENDRAQVSSRNSSPNRRNANVPNMETRRRVSNEGVDSRRVSPVHSPKISSRRNATAPIVTGGSPRMKKVIDPKVKMLSLADDEWSTVSDNSFTTSNSHTDSERYKLEEYKEGRNLLDRCDKLLNSIAEITASNELQPSPVSVLDPSVYKDEWCSPSPITKRNIDYSFKDQVAEFEDEMWSGGEGKSEEESKSEDCDFIYFSKILRACSYYPEDCDIFVLLEKQLFLKGKDTSKTSTLQRRLIFDTLQEIINRNQRLPPWKAVCQGEETQEIWSEFLKIRDRDESESSEDLFGVICGVLKKDMAEEVSGWGEWTVEIGELVLGVERMVFKDLIDETIQHLASFAPQCNKLGALRRQLVF